A stretch of DNA from Acidimicrobiia bacterium:
ACGAACACTCGCGCTGACAACCACACCACCCACGACGCCTACTTCAACGCGCCCCGACCGCGCCTGAGCGGCCCGATCCGCCGCTCGACGACACCCCACCCACCAGCCGCGCCGTCACCGACACCAGTCGGTGGATCGAGGCTAAACGAGGAAGAAATGGTTGCCCCGCGATCTCCGACACCTGGATCATGACCACCGCCGGACACGCTCGCTTACCTTGACCCGCCACCGCAGCGCACGAGGACACGGGGACGCGCCGCGTGGCCTCCGTGGATCCAGGGTGATCCGACGGCCCGCCCCGCGAACTCAAATTCCCGCGGCCTGTCCCTGTCCGCGGCCTGAACGCCGATTTCGGCCGCGAATCCCCTGGTCGCAGCGTTGTTGGGACAGAGCCGAGCCTACAGGCCGGCTCACCGTCACACTCTCCCTACTGTCCCCAAGCCATTTCCGAGGGCTGGAGGCGACAGGATTCTCAGATTCTTGTCGGTATCACCACCGGCTCCGGCCGACGACCTCCAGGCCGGCGCAGGTCCGCACCGTTCGTCAGCTCAACACCGAGCTCACCGAGAGCTGTTGGCACTGATCCCGCCGGTCGCTGATCGTCACACGACGACGGCTTCGAGGGCGGTCCACTGGTACTGCTCGCCGGAGCGCTCGCCGCGGAGGTCGAAGCCGGCGTCAGCCAACATCCCTCGCCACTGCTGCTGGCTGCGGGTGCGGCAGCACGTTGCGCATCAGGTAGAGGTCGGCGGCGCCAGGAACGGCGAGGAAGAAGTCGCCACCCTCGATGCGCACGCGGTCGGCCACGGCGGACTCGGCGCTGCTCCAACGCGCCGCAAGCGGCCGACCGGCAGCTCCCGCTCCCCCACCGCCCCACCTTGCCCTCGCGACCGGGGACCAGCGCGCGGCGATCGACTCAGCCGCCCAGCACCTCGATGCGACATGCAGGCCCCGACGCCGCCGCCAGCCGCTGATCGGTGGTCACCAACGTTGCGTCGAGCGCCTCGGTCAGCGCCACGTACATGGCGTCCCAGCCGCGGACGTCGGACCGGAGCGTCCAGGCTCGATCGAGGAGCGGGCGGTGGCTGTACCGCTGGCCCGGCCAGGCGAACAGGTCGTCGACAGCCTGGCTCGCCGCGGTCGAGTCGAGCCGACCCTCCATCCAATGGCGCCGGATGACGGAGAAGACCTCGACGTCGAGGACGTGGGGGGCGGCATGGTCGGGATCGGCGGCGATCCGTGCTCGCATCACCTCAGCCTGAGGCGTGTCGGCCACGATCTCGTAGAGAACCGACGCGTCAACGACGAGCATCGGGCCAGTCGCCCCGCAGCTCGTCGAGCGCCTCGACGACAGCAGCGGTATCGATGGTCGACGCGCGGCGCCTGGTCCGCGCCAACCACTCCTCGATGCTGGGCCGGGCGGCCAGACGCGCCGCTTCGACCCGCAGCAGCTCGGGCACCGACAGGCCGGCGGCGGCAGCCCGCTCGCTCAGGGCGGCATAGACCTCGTCATCGAGATCGCGGATCTGGATTGTCTTGGGCACGACCCTCAGCGTACATGCTGCCTTGCATGATGTCATGCGCCTCTGCATGTACGGGATCGCTCGCTCTCTGGCGCGCCAGAAGGGCGGTTGCAGCGTGTGCAACCGAGGGTGGTCCTGGGACGAAGAGAACCTCTCGGCAGTCGATGACGACCTGGAAGCCGGCGCGCTGGTCTACTCAGCCCGTCGCGCCTGGCCATTCGAGGACGACCGATCCGATGAGCACCGCCCGGCTGCCGCTGGCCTCAGCGAGCCGGCTCCTCATACGAGAGCGAGTGGCATGCGCCGCTCCGTCACCTCCGATGATGCGCTCCGTCGCCCCGTGATCTCAGAATCTCGCGGCCTATCCGCGGCCTGGCGGCCGATTTCGGCCGCGAACTCCCAGGTCACAGCGCTTCTGGCACAGAGCCCCGCCTATAAGCCGGCTCACCGTCTTACCCCCTCTGACCTGCACGTTTACAGTCGGAGGGGGTCGGCGTGACACGCGCGTGACACAAGAAGTTGGGATCGTGCGTGATCTCCCGTGATCTTGCCGGTGCTTCGTCACTGGCGAAGGTCTCCTGAGCCCGCGAGAGCTCGAGGGCGTTGCCCGCCGAGGACCTCACTCTTCGTGGTCGCTGGGACCTCCGGGTTTACAACCCTCTCGCCGTTGCAGTCCGTCGCGTCCATGCCAGTCGGGTTTCCTACGATTCAGCTCGTGCGCCACGCCGTGTACCTACCCCCGTTCGGTTCCTTCGGTGACGTTCACGCGCTCGTGGAGCTGGCGGTGCTCGCCGAGGAGTCGGGTTGGGACGGCTTCTTCCTGTGGGACCACATCCAGTACGAGGAGCCCGTCTCGCTCTGCGACACCTGGATCGCCCTTGCGGCCGTCGCGTCCAACACGTCGAGCATCCGGCTGGGGCCTCTGATCACGCCGCTGCCGAGACGGCGACCCTGGAAGGTCGCCCGAGAGGCGGTGACGCTCGACCATCTCAGCGGTGGACGTCTCGTGCTCGGCGTAGGGCTCGGCATCGACTTCTGGGGCGAGTTCTCGGCGTTCGATGGCGAGGCCACCACCGATGTCGTTCGCGCTGAGATGGTCGAGGACGGCATCGAGATCATCACCCGCCTGTGGTCAGGCGAGCCCACGTCGTACCGGGGTCGGCGTCTGGCCGTCTCCGACGCCCAGTTCCTTCCGCGCCCGGTACAGAAACCCGGGATTCCGATCTGGTCGGCGATGCTCTGGCCCGCTTCCAAGCCGGGCCCTGTGCGGCGGGCCGCCCGCTGCGACGGTGTGATGCCCTTCACCGGCGCTCCCATGACACCGGACCAGGCTGGAGCCGCCCATGCGGCCGTCGCCGCCGAACGCGGCGACACCGACTTCGATCTCTGCGTGTGGGGCGACCTCGACCACGCCGCCGACTACGAGGCCGCCGGGGTGACCTGGCTCGTCGACGCACCAGGCCCTGACACGCCGCTGCCAACGGTTCGGTCTGCGATCGCCGATGGGCCTCCGAGACCCCACTGAGACCCCGATCGTCCATGGCCGAAACGCGAATCCGGGTTGTCCACAGTATGATCACAGCTTCTTCCCCTTTCGGTCCACAGCCGCGGTCTGCGAGACTCACACTGATGTAGTTTCCACTATGTGAGTTCCCTGCTGGGGAGGCCGCCGTGAGCGTGCTCGGCACCCGCGTCTCGGACGAGACCGTCAGATATCAACTCCTCGCCCACGCCGAGTGGGACCGTGACGCGAACCTGCGCGACGTTCTCGACCGCAAGGACCTGCTCGCACAGCCCGCGCTCGTTGCGTCCTTGCTGGCCGAGCGCCTCTCGAGCGGAACGCCCGCCACCGCCCCCATGTCCTGCTCGTACCCGAAGGACGATGGGACTTATCGCACGACGTGGGTGCTCGATCCCTTCGACGAGCTGCGCTACTCGCTCCTCGCATCAGCCGTCGCTCCTCGGGTCAACGCCACGCTGCCCAACGATCGGATCGTTCTCAGCACGAGGTTCATCGAGTTCGGTCGACGCGTATACGGCGCTGAGGGGTGGCGCACCGCACGTCGCCGTCAGGGGTCGGTCGTGACTCGGACCGGCCCGCACCCCGTGGGGGGAATCGACGTCGAACGCCAGTACGAGACGTGCCCCCTGAGCGGGATCGAGACCGCCCTCAACAGCTGCGGCGTCGACGGCTGGCTGGTGGACGAGACGATGGCAATGCTCCAAGAGCTCGCGGCGTGGCCAGCGACCGCTGGCATCCTCGTCGGACCGATGGGATCCGCCATGTTTGGAACGCTGTCCCTCCTGTCCCTAGATCGATTGCTCGCCCGACTCCAAGTGCTCTACGAGCGTTGGGGCGACGATGTCACAGCCTCGACTCAGAACGAACGCCACTTCACCGAGATCGTCACGGCTGTCAGCGATCTGCTCGCTCCGGCCCAACGGCTGAACGCCAGCAAGACATGGTTCGGGGAGACGGCCGACCACGCTCCGAGCGGAACGGAGTTCGGGAAGCCACAGGAGCCGGTATCTGCAATGCGCGGTTACACGGGTGATCCGTCGGAGTTGAGCCGGAGACGTGCCCCCAACCACCCGGACAATATTCGAGCGGGGCATCGCCCCGAAGTGCCGGTGCAGTGAAGGGGAGGCCGCCATGCTGCCCCATAAGATCACCCCGACCGTCGGCCCCACCTCCGCCAGGATCCCCCGTGCAACCGGCGTTTCGGTCAGGTTGAGGATCGGACGCGGGATCTCGTCAGCTGGCGCGGTGTCGGGCTCGCAGCACGATGTCGTCGACGTGGTGGGAGGCAGAGGTGGCCCCGGCCGGCCGGGGTCGCGTTTCGTGGACTTCGATGTCCCATGCCGATGAACTGGCGATCGCCGCTGCGAACTCATCGACCCGCACGTAGGCGTCAGGGTCGAAGGGACGGCTGTGGGCGAGCGTGTCGATGGGTTCACGCATGGGTTCGAGGTCGTGGCTGACCACGAGCAGCGTGCCGCCGGGAGCGACCGCGTTCAGCAGGTTGCGGACGGCGCGCTGGTCGGGAGTGCGGGGGATCGATGCGTACTGGGCCGACACGAGGTCGAACGCTCCGGCCTCGAAGGCGTCGAGGGTGTTCGCGTCCGCATGCTGGCACTCGACGTGTGCGCCGCGCCGCTCGACCTCCGCTGCGACGCGGGTGAGGGCGCGCTGTGAGATGTCCGTCGCGGTCACGCTCCACCCCTGCTCGGCCAGCCAGAGCGCGTCGCCGCCCTCGCCGGCGCCGACGTCGAGGGCGCGGCCGGGGCTGAGGCCGTTGATCTCGTTGACGAGTGTGCCGTTCGGATTGCCGCTCCACATCTGGTCGCCCCCGTAGCGGTGATCCCAGTCGGCCTCATAGGCCGATGGTCGGGCGGCGGCCTGGATGTCGTCGTCGGCGAGGCTGAAGCTGATCATGCCGCCGACTCGACTGCCGTTGGCGGCGGCCTGCAGCACCTGTTGGCTCGGGTCGGTCACGTTGCCAGCCGCGTAGAGCCCCGGAACCGCCGTCGCCCCCGTCGCGTCCGTCTCGACGAAATCGCCGAGTCCGGTCGGGTGCTCGGCTGGTTTGAGACCGAGCGCTGCGAACGGCTCGGCGCGCACCCGGAACCGTGTGCCGATCACGACCGCGTCGGCGTCGATGCGGTCGCCGTCGGTCAGCTCGACCGCCGCGACGTGCCCGTCATCGCCCGTGACGATGCGCCGGACGCGGGCGTCGACGACGTCCACCCCGGCGGCCCGCATGGCACTGACCTCGGCGTTGTCGGCATCGACGCCCTCGTGCAGCACCAGCGTGAACCGGGCGCTCAGCTGGCGGAACAACCCGGCGGGATGCAGACGCATCGGGTGGGTGACGATCTGGACGATTCGCCGGTCCCGGACCTCGAATCCGTGGCAGAACGGGCAGTGGATGACGTCGCCGCCCCAGTGTTCGGCAAGGCCGTCGATTTCGGGGAGCTCGTCGACCAGACCGGTGGCGGCAAGCACCCGTCGGGCGATCACCGTGTGGCCACCGACGAGCTCGACGCGGAGGCGGCCGTCGTCGGTGCGGGTCACGTCGACACCGCGGCCGGCAATGACCTCACCCCCGTAGCTGCGGACCTCGTGACGACCGATCGCGGCCAACTCCGACGGCGGAAGTCCCTCGTGTCCGAGATAGCTGTGCATGTGCGCAGCGGGGGCGTTGCGCGGCTCGCCAGCGTCAACGACGATCACCGAGCGGCGCTGGCGTCCGAGCTGGAGAGCAGCGGCGAGCCCGGCGGCCGAACCGCCGATGACCGCAACGTCGCAGTGCCGCTCGACGGCGCGGGGTGCGTGTTCACTCATGGACTCGACGATACGCTGCGACGCGCCTGCTGCAAGTAATCTTGCGATATTCTCAAGAGCGAGACGGGGGGCACGCCGCCATGAGCGAGCTGAACGAGATCGAGCAAGTGGTGCGCACTCGCCTGCGCAGCCTGCGCAACACACTGGGCCTGTCGCTCGACGAGCTCGCCGCCCGCACAAACCTCAGCCCCTCCACGATCAGTCGGGTCGAGACCGGCAAGCGAACGATCAGCCTCGACATCCTGGTGCCGCTTGCTTCGGCCCTCCAGGTCGACCTCGATGCGTTGCTAGACGTGTGCAGCGACGACGACGTGGTCATCCGCCCGGCGCCGAGCACCTCCGGCAAGCGCACGACCTGGAGGCTGAGCCGCCCGACCGGCAACACGATCGCGGTCAAGATGCGACTCGAACCGACACGCAAGAAGCCACATCAACGGGTCCACCCCGGTCACGACTGGTTCTTCGTCCTCGACGGGCGAGTGCGCCTGTCCCTCGGCGAACGCGAGATCC
This window harbors:
- a CDS encoding type II toxin-antitoxin system VapC family toxin — protein: MLVVDASVLYEIVADTPQAEVMRARIAADPDHAAPHVLDVEVFSVIRRHWMEGRLDSTAASQAVDDLFAWPGQRYSHRPLLDRAWTLRSDVRGWDAMYVALTEALDATLVTTDQRLAAASGPACRIEVLGG
- a CDS encoding LLM class flavin-dependent oxidoreductase → MRHAVYLPPFGSFGDVHALVELAVLAEESGWDGFFLWDHIQYEEPVSLCDTWIALAAVASNTSSIRLGPLITPLPRRRPWKVAREAVTLDHLSGGRLVLGVGLGIDFWGEFSAFDGEATTDVVRAEMVEDGIEIITRLWSGEPTSYRGRRLAVSDAQFLPRPVQKPGIPIWSAMLWPASKPGPVRRAARCDGVMPFTGAPMTPDQAGAAHAAVAAERGDTDFDLCVWGDLDHAADYEAAGVTWLVDAPGPDTPLPTVRSAIADGPPRPH
- a CDS encoding FAD-dependent oxidoreductase translates to MSEHAPRAVERHCDVAVIGGSAAGLAAALQLGRQRRSVIVVDAGEPRNAPAAHMHSYLGHEGLPPSELAAIGRHEVRSYGGEVIAGRGVDVTRTDDGRLRVELVGGHTVIARRVLAATGLVDELPEIDGLAEHWGGDVIHCPFCHGFEVRDRRIVQIVTHPMRLHPAGLFRQLSARFTLVLHEGVDADNAEVSAMRAAGVDVVDARVRRIVTGDDGHVAAVELTDGDRIDADAVVIGTRFRVRAEPFAALGLKPAEHPTGLGDFVETDATGATAVPGLYAAGNVTDPSQQVLQAAANGSRVGGMISFSLADDDIQAAARPSAYEADWDHRYGGDQMWSGNPNGTLVNEINGLSPGRALDVGAGEGGDALWLAEQGWSVTATDISQRALTRVAAEVERRGAHVECQHADANTLDAFEAGAFDLVSAQYASIPRTPDQRAVRNLLNAVAPGGTLLVVSHDLEPMREPIDTLAHSRPFDPDAYVRVDEFAAAIASSSAWDIEVHETRPRPAGATSASHHVDDIVLRARHRAS
- a CDS encoding XRE family transcriptional regulator, with amino-acid sequence MSELNEIEQVVRTRLRSLRNTLGLSLDELAARTNLSPSTISRVETGKRTISLDILVPLASALQVDLDALLDVCSDDDVVIRPAPSTSGKRTTWRLSRPTGNTIAVKMRLEPTRKKPHQRVHPGHDWFFVLDGRVRLSLGEREILVETGEAAEFGTMTPHAFAAIDGPAELIMIFDRDGQRAHIHHETDGDSTH